In Euphorbia lathyris chromosome 9, ddEupLath1.1, whole genome shotgun sequence, the following are encoded in one genomic region:
- the LOC136206216 gene encoding 3'-5' exonuclease-like yields the protein MAVSIRDYQLENETHNLYDITFYTNQIHTLLTHSPSLVDQWLTETHQIHQLNPSKPSTVGLDVEWRPNFSRNIDNPIAILQLCVGHRCLIFQIMHSPFVPQSLKDFLTNKNGDYVFVGVGIENDVEKMLEDYDLGVGNTVDLRGLAVEKLGIIALKNAGLKQLTSQVLGKEIEKPKKISMSRWDYTWLTPNQVQYACLDAYLSCAIGDSLFSSHG from the coding sequence ATGGCGGTAAGCATTAGAGACTACCAGCTTGAAAACGAGACACACAATCTCTACGACATCACCTTCTACACTAACCAGATCCACACTCTTCTCACCCATTCTCCTTCCCTCGTCGACCAATGGCTCACCGAAACCCACCAAATTCATCAACTCAACCCCTCAAAACCTTCCACAGTCGGCCTCGACGTCGAATGGCGTCCCAATTTCAGCCGCAACATCGACAATCCAATCGCAATTCTACAGCTCTGTGTCGGCCACAGATGCCTCATATTTCAGATCATGCATTCCCCGTTCGTCCCGCAATCTCTGAAAGATTTCCTGACGAATAAGAATGGGGATTATGTGTTCGTCGGGGTAGGGATTGAGAATGATGTTGAGAAGATGTTGGAGGATTATGATTTGGGAGTGGGGAATACGGTTGATTTGAGGGGTTTGGCTGTGGAGAAATTGGGGATTATTGCGTTGAAGAATGCTGGATTGAAGCAATTGACGAGTCAGGTTTTGGGGAAAGAAATTGAGAAGCCGAAGAAGATCAGTATGAGTAGATGGGATTATACTTGGCTTACTCCTAATCAGGTTCAGTATGCTTGCCTTGATGCTTATTTGTCTTGTGCAATTGGGGATAGTTTGTTTTCTTCCCATGGTTGA